A single window of Nicotiana tomentosiformis chromosome 1, ASM39032v3, whole genome shotgun sequence DNA harbors:
- the LOC104094900 gene encoding probable galacturonosyltransferase-like 4 has protein sequence MAFWSLSSSLPLLGLLSLLLSHQTSLITTTNVRFAIVQKPIDQPEVANGPVGSIFSVFREAPAFRNGETCGSLATDRIHVAMTLDANYLRGTMAALLSILQHSTCPENVTFHFLWVRHEHEVFSSIKSTFPYLNFKVYIFNVHRVRGLISKSIRQALDQPLNYARIYLANLIPDEVKRVIYLDSDLVMVDDIAKLWKVDLGDKVLAAPEYCHANFTTYFTKTFWSDPYMPRTFEGRKPCYFNTGVMVMDVDKWRQGNYTKRVEDWMVVQKQKRIYQLGSMPPFLLVWAGNIMPIDHKWNQHGLGGDNIEGKCRSLHPGPISLLHWSGKGKPWLRLDSRKPCSVDHLWAPYDLYRSSRHSFEE, from the coding sequence ATGGCCTTTTGGAGCCTTTCTTCTTCTCTTCCTCTCCTTGGCCTCCTGTCTCTCTTGCTTTCCCATCAAACCTCCTTGATCACCACCACCAATGTTCGCTTTGCCATTGTACAAAAACCTATTGATCAACCAGAGGTGGCAAATGGACCGGTTGGATCAATCTTTTCTGTCTTCCGCGAGGCCCCTGCTTTTCGCAATGGGGAGACATGTGGATCTTTGGCCACGGATCGGATTCACGTGGCCATGACCCTTGATGCTAATTACTTAAGAGGTACTATGGCTGCTTTGTTATCAATTCTCCAACATTCCACTTGCCCTGAAAATGTAACTTTTCATTTTCTATGGGTAAGACATGAACACGAGGTATTCTCAAGCATTAAGTCCACATTTCCCTACCTCAACTTTAAGGTCTACATCTTTAATGTCCACAGGGTCCGTGGCTTAATTTCCAAGTCTATACGTCAAGCTTTAGACCAACCCTTGAATTATGCAAGAATATATTTGGCTAATTTGATCCCCGATGAGGTGAAACGCGTAATTTATCTTGATTCTGACCTTGTCATGGTTGATGACATTGCGAAATTATGGAAGGTTGATTTAGGTGACAAAGTTTTGGCTGCACCAGAATATTGTCATGCAAATTTTACCACTTATTTTACAAAAACATTTTGGTCTGATCCATATATGCCAAGAACATTTGAAGGGCGAAAACCGTGCTATTTTAACACAGGGGTGATGGTAATGGACGTGGATAAGTGGAGACAAGGAAATTATACAAAGAGAGTTGAGGATTGGATGGTTGTGCAGAAACAAAAGAGGATATATCAGTTGGGTTCTATGCCACCATTCTTGCTTGTATGGGCAGGAAATATAATGCCAATTGATCATAAATGGAACCAACATGGATTAGGTGGTGATAATATTGAAGGTAAATGCAGGAGTTTGCATCCTGGACCTATTAGCCTACTACATTGGAGTGGCAAAGGTAAGCCATGGTTGAGATTGGATTCAAGAAAACCATGTAGTGTTGATCATTTGTGGGCTCCTTACGATCTTTATCGTTCCTCCAGACATTCATTCGAGGAGTAA